Proteins encoded by one window of Nicotiana tabacum cultivar K326 chromosome 10, ASM71507v2, whole genome shotgun sequence:
- the LOC107790647 gene encoding shaggy-related protein kinase eta yields MASLPLVPQQHHNPPENLQHQQNAHRDQGAAAAVRPAVAGVPPETDSDKEMSAAVVEGNGAVTGHIISTTIGGKNGEPKRTISYMAERVVGTGSFGIVFQAKCLETGETVAIKKVLQDKRYKNRELQLMRLMDHPNVICLKHCFFSTTSRDELFLNLVMDYVPESLYKVLRHYSNSNQRMPLIYVKLYMYQIFRGLAYIHNVPRICHRDVKPQNLLVDPLTHQVKLCDFGSAKVLVNGEANISYICSRYYRAPELIFGAIEYTTSIDIWSAGCVLAELLLGQPLFPGENAVDQLVEIIKVLGTPTREEIRCMNPNYTDFRFPQIKAHPWHKVFHKRMPPEAIDLASRLLQYSPSLRCTALEACAHSFFDELREPNARLPNGRPFPPLFNFKQELTGASPDLVCKLIPEHVWRQTGLNFPYPGAT; encoded by the exons ATGGCCTCGTTACCGCTGGTACCTCAGCAGCACCATAATCCACCGGAAAATCTTCAGCATCAGCAGAATGCTCATCGTGACCAAGGAGCAGCAGCTGCCGTTAGGCCCGCCGTCGCCGGCGTACCACCGGAAACGGATTCCGACAAG GAAATGTCAGCTGCCGTTGTTGAGGGTAATGGTGCTGTCACTGGTCACATAATTTCCACCACAATTGGAGGCAAGAATGGGGAACCAAAAAGG ACAATCAGTTACATGGCAGAGCGAGTTGTCGGTACAGGATCATTTGGAATAGTGTTTCAG GCAAAATGCTTGGAAACTGGAGAGACCGTGGCCATAAAGAAGGTTTTGCAGGACAAACGGTATAAAAATCGTGAACTACAGCTGATGCGCTTGATGGATCACCCAAATGTCATTTGTCTAAAGCACTGCTTCTTTTCCACGACAAGTAGAGACGAGCTTTTCCTTAATTTGGTCATGGATTATGTCCCTGAAAGTTTATACAAGGTTTTAAGGCACTATAGCAATTCAAACCAAAGGATGCCACTCATCTATGTCAAACTTTATATGTATCAG ATATTCAGGGGGCTGGCTTACATTCATAATGTTCCAAGAATTTGCCATAGAGATGTGAAACCACAAAATCTTTTG GTTGATCCTCTGACCCATCAAGTCAAGCTTTGTGACTTTGGAAGTGCAAAAGTCCTG GTGAATGGTGAAGCAAATATTTCATACATTTGCTCTCGCTACTACAGAGCTCCAGAACTCATATTTGGTGCCATAGAATATACAACATCAATTGATATTTGGTCAGCGGGATGTGTTCTTGCTGAGCTTCTTCTGGGGCAG CCGCTCTTTCCCGGCGAAAATGCTGTAGACCAACTTGTAGAGATTATCAAG GTCCTTGGTACTCCTACTCGAGAAGAAATTCGATGTATGAACCCAAATTACACGGATTTCAGATTCCCACAGATAAAAGCTCATCCTTGGCACAAG GTATTCCATAAAAGAATGCCCCCTGAAGCAATTGATCTTGCTTCACGGCTTCTCCAATATTCACCAAGTCTTCGCTGTACTGCG CTAGAAGCGTGTGCTCATTCATTCTTTGATGAGCTTCGTGAGCCTAATGCCCGTCTCCCGAATGGACGTCCATTTCCACCTCTTTTCAACTTCAAACAGGAA TTAACTGGAGCTTCACCTGATCTGGTATGCAAGCTGATCCCTGAGCATGTGTGGAGGCAAACTGGTTTGAATTTTCCCTATCCTGGTGCGACGTAA
- the LOC107788146 gene encoding aspartate aminotransferase, mitochondrial, with protein sequence MAIRAAISGRPLKFSSSVGARSLSSLWRNVEPAPKDPILGVTEAFLADPTPHKVNVGVGAYRDNNGKPVVLECVREAERRIAGSFNMEYLPMGGSVNMIEESLKLAYGENSDLIKDKRIAAIQALSGTGACRIFADFQRRFCPDSQIYIPVPTWSNHHNIWRDAHVPQKMYHYYHPETKGLDFAALMDDIKNAPNGSFFLLHACAHNPTGVDPTEEQWREISHQFKVKGHFAFFDMAYQGFASGNPEKDAKAIRIFLEDGHPIGCAQSYAKNMGLYGQRVGCLSVVCEDEKQAVAVKSQLQQLARPMYSNPPVHGALVVSTILGDPNLKKLWLGEVKGMADRIIGMRTALRENLEKLGSPLSWEHITNQIGMFCYSGMTPEQVDRLTKEYHIYMTRNGRISMAGVTTGNVGYLANAIHEATKSA encoded by the exons ATGGCGATCCGAGCCGCGATTTCCGGTCGTCCCCTCAAGTTTAGCTCGTCGGTCGGAGCGCGATCTTTGTCGTCGTTGTGGCGAAACGTCGAGCCGGCTCCTAAAGATCCTATCCTCGGCGTTACCGAAGCTTTCCTCGCCGATCCTACTCCTCATAAAGTCAATGTTGGTGTT GGAGCTTACAGAGACAACAATGGAAAACCCGTGGTACTGGAGTGTGTTAGAGAAGCAGAGCGGAGGATCGCTGGCAGTTTCAACAT GGAATATCTTCCTATGGGAGGTAGTGTCAACATGATCGAGGAGTCACTGAAGTTAGCCTATGGGGAGAACTCAGACTTGATAAAAGATAAGCGCATTGCAGCAATTCAAGCTTTATCCGGGACTGGAGCATGCCGAATTTTTGCAGACTTCCAAAGGCGCTTTTGTCCTGATTCACAGATTTATATTCCTGTTCCTACATGGTCTAA TCATCATAACATTTGGAGAGATGCTCATGTCCCTCAGAAAATGTATCATTATTATCATCCTGAAACAAAGGGGTTGGACTTCGCTGCACTGATGGATGATATAAAG AATGCCCCAAATGGATCATTCTTTCTGCTTCATGCTTGCGCTCACAATCCTACTGGGGTGGATCCTACAGAGGAACAATGGAGGGAGATCTCACACCAGTTCAAG GTGAAGGGACATTTTGCTTTCTTTGACATGGCCTATCAAGGATTTGCTAGTGGGAATCCAGAGAAGGATGCTAAGGCTATCAGGATATTTCTTGAAGATGGTCATCCGATAGGATGTGCCCAATCATATGCAAAAAATATGGGACTATATGGCCAGAGAGTTGGTTGCCTAAG TGTGGTTTGTGAGGATGAAAAACAAGCAGTGGCAGTGAAAAGTCAGTTGCAGCAGCTTGCTAGGCCCATGTATAGTAATCCACCTGTTCATGGCGCGCTCGTTGTTTCTACCATCCTTGGAGATCCAAACTTGAAAAAGCTATGGCTTGGGGAAGTGAAG GGCATGGCTGATCGCATTATCGGGATGAGAACTGCTTTAAGAGAAAACCTTGAGAAGTTGGGGTCACCTCTATCCTGGGAGCACATAACCAATCAG ATTGGCATGTTCTGTTATAGTGGGATGACACCCGAACAAGTCGACCGTTTGACAAAAGAGTATCACATCTACATGACTCGTAATGGTCGTATCAG TATGGCAGGAGTTACTACTGGAAATGTTGGTTACTTGGCAAATGCTATTCATGAGGCCACCAAATCAGCTTAA